From Psychrobacillus sp. FSL K6-2836, a single genomic window includes:
- a CDS encoding substrate-binding domain-containing protein yields the protein MKANKLFLFTTLLLMMLVVAACSSDSNEANGKSGGGDEQIKVGFAIKTQDSPYFVSLVDAVEEYAEAEGWKITVLDANGDTTKEAENMETFIAQGMDMIFLDAVEPDAVVPAINKAAEAGIGVINLDSGVNEDADDITTVYSDNKQNGRLVGLAYAEKMGDEEIVSITLSGAKGNVAGTERRTGLFAGILEGKLGVSEDEAWKLADELDSQLASSGKASNAEAKFSVVGQGWGAWTREDGLVAAEDLITANPNLTTVLGENDQMLLGAMTALKNAGIDNVDIVAAADGALEAYDLIKEGQYFATGENSPYKVAKLGVEIAKEIIVDGKDPESYEEVTLTEPAAVTKDNVDDYYDFGF from the coding sequence TTGAAAGCAAATAAATTATTTCTTTTTACAACTCTACTTCTGATGATGTTAGTAGTTGCAGCATGTAGTTCTGATTCAAATGAAGCAAATGGAAAATCTGGTGGAGGAGATGAACAGATTAAAGTCGGTTTTGCCATTAAAACACAGGATTCACCTTATTTTGTTTCACTTGTAGATGCAGTAGAAGAGTATGCGGAAGCTGAAGGATGGAAAATAACAGTTTTAGATGCAAATGGGGACACAACAAAAGAAGCAGAGAATATGGAAACATTTATTGCTCAAGGAATGGACATGATTTTCCTGGATGCAGTTGAACCAGATGCAGTAGTTCCAGCCATCAATAAAGCTGCTGAAGCAGGCATTGGTGTTATTAACCTAGACAGCGGTGTTAATGAAGATGCTGATGATATTACAACTGTTTATTCTGATAATAAGCAAAATGGTCGTTTGGTTGGTCTTGCTTATGCAGAAAAAATGGGTGACGAAGAAATCGTATCAATTACACTTAGTGGTGCAAAAGGAAACGTTGCAGGAACAGAGCGTCGTACAGGATTATTCGCAGGCATTTTAGAAGGTAAATTAGGTGTTTCTGAAGATGAAGCTTGGAAACTAGCAGATGAATTAGATTCTCAACTTGCATCATCAGGTAAAGCTTCTAATGCAGAAGCTAAATTCTCTGTAGTTGGACAAGGTTGGGGTGCATGGACTCGTGAAGATGGTCTTGTAGCGGCAGAAGATTTAATCACTGCAAATCCAAACCTGACAACTGTACTTGGAGAAAATGATCAAATGTTATTAGGTGCAATGACTGCCCTAAAAAATGCAGGAATTGACAACGTAGATATTGTAGCAGCGGCTGATGGAGCACTTGAAGCATATGATCTTATCAAAGAAGGTCAATACTTTGCAACAGGAGAAAATAGTCCATATAAAGTTGCAAAACTTGGAGTTGAAATCGCAAAAGAAATTATTGTTGATGGAAAAGATCCTGAAAGCTACGAAGAAGTAACATTAACTGAACCAGCAGCAGTTACAAAAGATAATGTAGATGATTATTACGATTTCGGATTCTAA
- the pfkB gene encoding 1-phosphofructokinase, with product MIVTLTLNVALDQYYHVPAFTKGDVHRAAKNISSAGGKGLNVARVIRQLGFPVLAVGLTGGHTGQRVVELLDRDQIPHRFTDTGVETRECINIVDENSISTEVLGKGEEISPEVISRFIQDFEEVLGEASLVTMSGSVMKGMPVDIYAQLIGMCSKRNIPVVLDTSGEYLAKGLEAAPFVIKPNIHELEQLFGTKLETEEQVITFGNKLLDNGIKNVIVSLGEKGALFISKKGVLRATPPKLDIINTVGSGDSMVAAIACSMIDSHEDELKLQLAIAVSAANTLSEKTGDISTELVEQILPQVAVKNMERG from the coding sequence ATGATTGTCACACTTACGCTGAATGTAGCGCTCGATCAGTATTATCATGTTCCTGCCTTTACCAAAGGTGACGTGCACCGTGCAGCGAAGAACATTTCGTCAGCTGGTGGTAAAGGACTCAATGTGGCAAGGGTAATACGTCAACTCGGCTTTCCAGTGCTGGCTGTCGGTCTCACTGGTGGTCATACAGGGCAGAGGGTCGTTGAACTATTAGATCGAGATCAGATACCACATCGCTTTACGGATACGGGTGTGGAAACGAGAGAATGTATTAACATTGTGGATGAAAATAGTATATCGACTGAAGTGTTAGGAAAAGGTGAAGAAATCAGTCCCGAAGTTATTAGTCGTTTCATCCAGGATTTCGAAGAAGTTCTTGGAGAAGCATCACTTGTCACAATGTCTGGAAGTGTTATGAAAGGGATGCCAGTTGATATTTATGCGCAGCTAATTGGTATGTGTAGCAAGAGGAATATCCCTGTTGTACTTGACACTAGTGGAGAATATCTGGCGAAGGGCTTGGAGGCTGCTCCATTCGTTATCAAACCTAATATTCATGAATTGGAGCAATTATTTGGTACAAAATTGGAAACAGAAGAACAGGTAATCACTTTTGGAAACAAGTTATTAGATAATGGCATCAAAAATGTGATTGTATCCCTTGGAGAGAAAGGGGCACTCTTCATCAGTAAAAAAGGCGTCCTTCGCGCTACTCCACCAAAGCTAGACATAATAAATACAGTTGGATCTGGTGATTCAATGGTGGCGGCTATAGCTTGTTCTATGATAGATAGTCATGAAGACGAGCTGAAGCTTCAGTTAGCAATTGCAGTATCGGCTGCGAATACGCTCTCAGAAAAAACAGGTGATATTTCAACTGAATTGGTTGAACAGATTCTTCCGCAAGTAGCAGTAAAAAATATGGAGAGGGGATGA
- a CDS encoding galactitol-1-phosphate 5-dehydrogenase has translation MKAGVLNAREKLIYEDVETPVPGSGDVLIKVKFTGICGSDIPRVNGDAAHSYPIILGHEFSGEVVEIGENVKSLSVGDRVAGAPLLPCMDCQYCRNGDYALCETYSFIGSRRSGSFAEYVVVPEKNAIRFDTSISFEQGAFFEPITVALHGIRRLDFQSGKSVALLGIGNIGFFTLQWLKILGAGHVTVFDISEERLELAKRFGADECINSSDPTFLEQLDGRRFDYVLETAGNTATIKLTFELVKKKGSVCLIGTPTKELTFSVHEWEHLNRKEFFLTGSWMSYSKDFPGEEWIETAKYIRSGDIKIDESLLFKKIPLSEIVSAFEMFKTPGTVKGKILIDSEK, from the coding sequence ATGAAAGCAGGTGTACTGAACGCAAGGGAGAAACTAATTTATGAGGACGTTGAAACACCAGTACCTGGTTCGGGTGATGTTCTTATCAAAGTAAAATTCACGGGGATTTGTGGTTCTGATATTCCGAGAGTTAATGGTGATGCAGCCCATTCATACCCGATTATTCTTGGACATGAGTTTTCAGGGGAAGTCGTTGAAATCGGTGAAAATGTGAAATCATTGTCAGTTGGAGATCGTGTTGCCGGTGCTCCGTTATTACCATGTATGGATTGCCAATACTGCAGGAATGGTGATTACGCACTTTGTGAAACCTATAGCTTCATCGGTTCCAGACGATCAGGGAGTTTTGCAGAATATGTAGTGGTGCCTGAAAAAAATGCCATTCGCTTCGATACTTCCATTTCCTTTGAACAAGGGGCTTTTTTTGAACCGATTACGGTTGCGCTCCACGGCATCCGCCGACTAGATTTTCAATCAGGAAAATCTGTAGCACTACTCGGCATTGGGAATATAGGATTTTTTACACTACAGTGGCTGAAAATATTAGGTGCAGGACATGTGACGGTATTCGATATTAGTGAAGAACGACTTGAACTTGCTAAAAGATTTGGTGCAGACGAATGCATCAATTCTTCAGATCCAACTTTCCTTGAGCAATTAGATGGTCGCCGTTTCGACTATGTATTGGAAACTGCAGGGAACACGGCAACGATTAAACTTACATTTGAATTAGTTAAAAAGAAAGGATCTGTCTGTCTGATTGGAACGCCGACAAAAGAGCTGACATTCTCCGTTCATGAATGGGAACATCTTAACCGTAAAGAATTTTTCTTGACAGGTTCTTGGATGTCATACAGCAAGGATTTTCCTGGTGAAGAGTGGATAGAAACAGCGAAATATATTCGCTCTGGTGACATTAAAATTGATGAGTCACTGCTTTTTAAGAAAATTCCATTAAGTGAAATTGTATCTGCATTTGAGATGTTTAAAACACCTGGAACGGTAAAAGGAAAAATACTAATCGATAGTGAAAAGTGA
- a CDS encoding SDR family oxidoreductase translates to MEMLEKLFSLKNKTVLITGGARGIGKTVGEHLAAVGANVVIFDVNGESAAQTAEEIAQNYGCKTFSLQVDVTDYDAVKKALEDSVKQMGSIELLFNNAGIVIQKPVIEASPEEWLKVIDVNLNGVFYVAQLFGKYLIENGIKGSIVNTASMSGIIVNYPQLQASYNTSKAGVTQLTKSLAYEWAEQGIRVNCISPGYIFTELTSFVREDWRKQWADLTPMKRLGKPEELAGAVIYLLSDSASFVTGSEFVIDGGFTII, encoded by the coding sequence ATGGAAATGCTTGAGAAATTATTTTCATTAAAAAATAAAACTGTTTTAATTACAGGAGGAGCGCGTGGAATCGGTAAAACAGTCGGAGAACATCTGGCGGCAGTAGGTGCAAATGTCGTTATTTTCGATGTTAACGGGGAGTCTGCTGCACAAACAGCAGAAGAGATTGCGCAAAACTATGGCTGTAAGACTTTCTCATTGCAAGTAGATGTAACGGATTATGATGCAGTGAAAAAGGCCTTGGAAGACTCGGTTAAACAAATGGGGTCAATTGAACTTCTTTTCAACAATGCAGGTATCGTCATACAAAAACCTGTAATTGAAGCAAGCCCAGAAGAATGGCTAAAGGTCATTGATGTCAATTTAAATGGTGTTTTTTATGTTGCTCAATTATTCGGAAAATATCTTATAGAGAACGGTATTAAAGGTTCGATTGTCAATACTGCTTCTATGTCAGGCATCATTGTCAACTACCCACAGTTACAAGCATCATATAATACGTCAAAAGCAGGGGTCACTCAACTGACAAAGTCATTAGCTTATGAGTGGGCTGAACAAGGAATTCGCGTCAACTGTATTAGTCCCGGATATATCTTTACGGAACTTACTTCTTTTGTAAGGGAAGACTGGAGAAAACAATGGGCAGATTTAACTCCGATGAAACGACTTGGTAAACCAGAGGAGCTTGCTGGTGCAGTAATTTATTTGTTATCTGACTCTGCATCTTTTGTGACAGGAAGCGAGTTCGTTATAGATGGAGGATTTACCATCATTTAA
- a CDS encoding sugar ABC transporter ATP-binding protein, whose protein sequence is MASNYIVEMNHISKHFGGVKALEDVHMKVKKGEIHALIGENGAGKSTLMKILAGAYEKDGGNIIIDGKEATVSSPKAMIDLGVSVIYQEFMLAPDLSVAENIYIDKLSSGGLFINWKKLRKNAKQELEKIGFGHIDPNQKVGELSVAYQQIVEICKCLAKNSKVLVFDEPTAVLTHSETQKLLELIVRLKDSGVTIVYISHRLEELFAISDRITVLKDGKYVGTVDTNSITKDQLVTMMVGREISTLFPERHAEIREEVLRVEKLNVGNHVKNASFSVRAGEVVGFSGLVGSGRTEIMRAIFGADRKESGLTYYLGKEIDIKNPKQAIKLGIGLLPEDRKKQGLLLSQSIRINTTMVSKQTNGWISHRQEKDDVLQLLARISTKYGSTEDPADSLSGGNQQKVALAKWLAIDTKLIILDEPTRGVDVGAKTEIYKIINDLADKGVAIIIVSSEMSEIIGMCDRALVMREGEIKGEVKKEELTENNLIKLAMGV, encoded by the coding sequence GTGGCTTCAAACTATATTGTTGAAATGAACCATATTTCAAAGCACTTTGGAGGCGTTAAGGCGCTAGAAGATGTGCATATGAAAGTCAAAAAAGGCGAAATTCACGCACTTATTGGTGAAAATGGCGCCGGAAAATCGACATTAATGAAAATCCTTGCAGGAGCTTATGAAAAGGACGGTGGGAATATCATTATCGATGGAAAAGAGGCTACGGTTTCAAGTCCAAAGGCAATGATTGATCTCGGCGTTTCTGTCATTTACCAAGAATTCATGTTAGCACCAGATTTATCAGTAGCTGAAAATATATATATTGATAAGTTAAGCAGTGGCGGATTATTTATCAACTGGAAAAAACTTCGAAAGAATGCGAAACAGGAACTCGAAAAAATTGGTTTTGGCCACATCGATCCAAATCAAAAAGTGGGGGAACTGAGTGTTGCTTATCAGCAAATCGTTGAAATCTGTAAATGTCTTGCAAAAAATTCGAAAGTTCTAGTTTTCGACGAACCAACAGCAGTACTTACTCATTCCGAAACTCAAAAGTTATTAGAACTAATTGTCAGACTGAAAGATTCTGGTGTAACAATTGTATACATATCACATCGTTTGGAAGAACTTTTCGCTATAAGCGACCGAATTACTGTATTAAAAGACGGTAAGTATGTAGGCACTGTTGATACGAATTCTATAACAAAAGATCAACTTGTCACCATGATGGTAGGTCGTGAAATCTCAACGCTTTTCCCTGAACGTCATGCAGAAATTAGAGAAGAAGTCCTCAGAGTCGAGAAACTTAATGTAGGTAATCATGTGAAAAATGCCTCGTTCTCAGTTCGTGCCGGTGAAGTAGTAGGGTTCAGTGGGCTTGTAGGTTCCGGAAGAACAGAAATTATGAGAGCTATTTTTGGTGCTGACAGGAAAGAGTCGGGTTTGACCTATTATCTTGGCAAAGAAATAGATATCAAAAATCCGAAACAAGCTATTAAACTAGGTATTGGATTATTACCCGAAGATCGAAAAAAACAAGGTTTACTGTTAAGTCAGTCTATCCGGATAAACACCACAATGGTTTCAAAACAAACAAACGGTTGGATTTCACATCGTCAGGAAAAAGATGATGTCCTGCAATTATTGGCTCGTATTTCAACAAAATATGGTTCTACTGAAGATCCAGCCGATAGTCTAAGCGGAGGTAACCAGCAAAAGGTGGCACTTGCCAAATGGCTTGCAATCGATACAAAGCTTATTATCCTTGATGAGCCAACACGAGGCGTGGATGTCGGAGCTAAAACTGAAATTTATAAAATCATCAATGATCTCGCGGATAAGGGTGTAGCTATAATTATTGTTTCTTCAGAGATGTCCGAAATTATCGGAATGTGTGACCGTGCACTTGTCATGCGTGAAGGTGAAATCAAGGGAGAAGTCAAAAAGGAAGAGCTCACAGAAAATAACTTAATTAAACTAGCAATGGGGGTTTAA
- a CDS encoding ABC transporter permease translates to MSSSAKKFNWKEFIINNNTFLILLLLIIISAMLSDTFLTPMNLRNILLQQAGPILVAIGLLYVILAGGIDLSVGSLMALGATVSALLITDIGLHFSVSIGIAVLVGLLFGIFSGFLVAYTGIQGFVATLATMTIARGVAFVITEGRPVRVESNTIDLLVSKDLMYPIIFITVLLIIIFTIVQRYTGFGRKIVAIGSNETAVKLAGVRTKLYVMSTYAISGALAALAGVFIAARSSTGSATVGMGQELDAIAAVVIGGASLMGGRGFVLNTVAGALILGLIGNIMNLMAVPSYPQDIIKGAIIIAAVLLQIATSKKERTV, encoded by the coding sequence ATGTCATCTTCTGCAAAGAAATTCAATTGGAAAGAGTTTATTATTAACAACAATACATTTTTGATTCTTCTACTGCTGATTATTATCAGTGCTATGTTATCAGACACTTTCTTAACACCGATGAATTTGCGCAACATTCTTCTTCAACAGGCTGGTCCAATTTTAGTAGCAATTGGACTTCTGTATGTCATTTTGGCTGGTGGCATAGACTTGTCCGTCGGTTCCTTGATGGCACTTGGAGCAACTGTTTCTGCACTATTAATAACTGATATCGGATTACACTTTTCAGTTTCAATTGGTATTGCCGTTTTAGTTGGCCTGCTATTTGGGATATTTTCAGGGTTCTTAGTTGCTTATACAGGCATTCAAGGATTCGTCGCTACATTGGCAACAATGACGATTGCCCGAGGTGTCGCATTTGTTATTACTGAGGGGCGACCGGTTCGTGTTGAATCGAACACAATTGATTTACTAGTTAGCAAAGATTTAATGTACCCAATTATTTTCATTACAGTTCTTCTTATTATTATTTTCACAATCGTCCAGCGTTATACAGGATTTGGTCGTAAGATTGTTGCAATCGGAAGTAACGAGACTGCTGTAAAACTAGCTGGTGTCCGTACAAAGCTATACGTAATGTCTACTTACGCGATTTCGGGTGCACTTGCTGCACTTGCTGGTGTATTCATAGCTGCTCGTTCTTCAACAGGAAGTGCGACTGTAGGTATGGGTCAGGAACTGGATGCTATTGCAGCAGTAGTAATCGGTGGTGCTAGTCTTATGGGGGGACGCGGTTTTGTTCTTAATACCGTTGCAGGTGCACTGATTCTTGGATTAATAGGGAATATCATGAATCTAATGGCTGTTCCTTCTTATCCACAAGACATTATTAAAGGGGCTATTATTATTGCGGCAGTGCTACTTCAGATTGCTACGAGTAAAAAAGAACGAACAGTTTAA